The genomic interval CAAGGCTATCGACTTCAATTTGGTACTTGCCGAATCGGCTCTGGAAGTCAGTATTATCGGAACCCTTCCTCCAACTACTGCACTTGCCAGCTGACAATCGGAGAGAAACGCCATTGCTTTGTAAAAGATGTTTCCCGCTTCGATATCGGGCATTATAAGTATATCTGCATCGCCAGCTACCGTGCTGGAAATTCCTTTGTGCTTCGCAGCTTCTAATGAGATAGCGTTATCAAGAGCGAGCGGTCCATCAACTTCAACAGCTCCCAGCTGGCCTCTTCTTGCCATCTGGGAAAGAACGGCTGCATCTGTTGTTGCGGACATCTTGGAATTCACAACCTCGATTGCAGCCAGCACTGCGACCTTCGGTTTTTCAATTTCCAAAGCCCTTGCGACCGCAGCCGAATTGATAATTGAGTCAGCTTTCTGACCTAGATCGGGCGCTATTACCATTCCTGCGTCTGCCACTAGAATCAGTTTATGATACTTCTTGATCTCGAAAGCGGTGACGAGATTCATTGTTCTTCCTGTCCTGAG from Mesotoga infera carries:
- a CDS encoding bifunctional enoyl-CoA hydratase/phosphate acetyltransferase produces the protein MISSLSQLVFRAKSSPKVIAIAAADDPTVLSAAKEAAQEGMASLILFGSKGKIEEITSELDFSENLSIVDCSSKSESIQKAVEAVSLKNADILMKGDVKTGELLSVFLKDEYGLRTGRTMNLVTAFEIKKYHKLILVADAGMVIAPDLGQKADSIINSAAVARALEIEKPKVAVLAAIEVVNSKMSATTDAAVLSQMARRGQLGAVEVDGPLALDNAISLEAAKHKGISSTVAGDADILIMPDIEAGNIFYKAMAFLSDCQLASAVVGGRVPIILTSRADSASTKLKSIALNVLLSGVI